Within the Micromonospora citrea genome, the region AAGAGCACGTCCAGCGCCCGCTTGCGCGCCTTGCGGCGCGCCGGCATCTGCTGCTTGGGACCCTCGGCCATCAGGCGCGGCCGAGGTAACGGCCGTCGCGGGTGTCGACCTTGATCTTCTCGCCGGTGGTGATGAAGAGCGGGACCTGGACGGTCGCGCCGGTCTCGACGGTGGCCGGCTTGTTGCCGCCGGTCGACCGGTCGCCCTGCAGACCGGGCTCGGTGTAGGTGACCTCCAGCACGACGCTGGTCGGCAGCTCGATGTAGAGCGGCACGCCCTCGTGGGTGGCCACGGTCGCCTCGGCCTCCGGCAGCAGGTAGTTCGCCGCCTCGCCGACCGTGCCGCCGGGCACGGTGATCTGGTCGAACGTCTCCAGATCCATGAAGACGTAGTCCTCGCCGTCGGCGTAGAGGTACTGCATCGTGCGCTTGTCGACGGTCGCTGTCTCGACCTTGGTGCCCGCGTTGAAGGTCTTGTCGACCACCTTGCCGGACAGCACGTTCTTCAGCGTGGTACGCACGAACGCACCACCCTTACCAGGCTTGACGTGCTGGAACTCGACGACGGCCCAGAGCTCTCCGTCGAGGTTGA harbors:
- the efp gene encoding elongation factor P, yielding MATTNDLKNGLVLNLDGELWAVVEFQHVKPGKGGAFVRTTLKNVLSGKVVDKTFNAGTKVETATVDKRTMQYLYADGEDYVFMDLETFDQITVPGGTVGEAANYLLPEAEATVATHEGVPLYIELPTSVVLEVTYTEPGLQGDRSTGGNKPATVETGATVQVPLFITTGEKIKVDTRDGRYLGRA